A region of Deltaproteobacteria bacterium DNA encodes the following proteins:
- a CDS encoding nuclear transport factor 2 family protein produces MMKLFVQFLSLVTSILLGIACFSPMAHTQTPTEDPNHAELRELRDSALKAMNSGDIDGFIKLVHPNIVFTGLDGRLSRGPEEVKAYFTRMITGPDRIVNSAQFDVTVDALTDLYGSDKTIGISHGTSKDSYNLTSGVKFELNTRWTATLIKENGKWMIGSFHSSADLFDNPLLEKSKGMLVWSTLGGAIAGLALGFLGAWMLIRNRANNNRAKGTV; encoded by the coding sequence ATGATGAAACTGTTTGTTCAATTTCTCTCGCTCGTAACGTCCATTTTATTGGGGATCGCTTGTTTCAGTCCCATGGCGCATACGCAAACTCCTACGGAGGATCCCAACCACGCGGAACTGCGCGAATTGCGCGACTCTGCCTTGAAAGCGATGAATTCTGGAGATATCGATGGCTTCATTAAGCTCGTCCACCCGAACATCGTCTTCACCGGGCTTGATGGCCGGCTCAGTCGAGGACCTGAAGAAGTGAAGGCTTACTTTACTCGAATGATCACTGGCCCCGACCGCATCGTGAATTCCGCACAATTTGATGTGACAGTCGATGCTTTGACGGATCTTTACGGCAGCGACAAAACCATTGGCATCAGCCACGGGACTTCGAAAGATAGCTACAACCTTACCAGCGGCGTGAAGTTTGAACTCAACACGAGATGGACAGCGACGTTGATAAAAGAAAATGGCAAGTGGATGATCGGCAGCTTCCATTCGTCTGCGGACTTATTTGACAATCCCCTTCTTGAAAAATCCAAAGGAATGCTAGTTTGGTCGACTCTCGGAGGAGCAATCGCCGGTCTTGCACTTGGTTTTCTTGGGGCGTGGATGTTGATTCGGAACCGCGCAAACAATAACCGCGCAAAAGGCACAGTTTAA
- a CDS encoding cytochrome P450, which yields MFPYFSNGIEWVQNPYRFLDEKSKAKGFTFSEPIPAMGKVLFTGDPEVIEQIVQNEDLHAGRAISILNRALGEKSLITLDGQSHTKRKKMLLPLMTETSVKRFDELTIQLTRETFSNCPAGAPFSAYAKVREISLKVIIELLFGATDRQTAVELFNASDRFLRCFDSAAILLIPFFRINLGPNSPWGKALIERNQIEQIVLEHVSRKSSVSANAAANANDSPLSFVQIARAAVENGNEISTSEIAAEAMSLLAFGHDTAAATLAWAFNHMLSSQSLMARLKGADLSDGNFEELVEASLLESMRLNPVVVHLSRKAVKRTEVGDRRLDLNQIAAPSAYLAQRNPKCFPNPESFIPDRFIGSSPPKYSYFPFGLGHRTCYGRSLAMRQMKLIMTTVIREFKLQLIHPGNAKPVRKLVLMTPEHGTLMARIN from the coding sequence GTGTTCCCCTATTTTTCGAATGGAATTGAGTGGGTTCAAAATCCCTATCGATTTCTAGATGAGAAATCAAAGGCCAAAGGCTTTACTTTTTCCGAACCCATTCCTGCAATGGGGAAAGTTCTTTTCACCGGTGATCCGGAGGTCATTGAACAAATTGTTCAAAATGAGGATCTTCATGCAGGTCGAGCGATTTCAATTCTCAATCGAGCTTTGGGCGAAAAGTCTTTAATTACCCTGGATGGCCAGTCGCACACGAAGCGAAAAAAAATGCTTTTGCCACTGATGACGGAAACTAGCGTAAAACGATTTGATGAACTTACGATTCAGTTAACGCGGGAAACTTTCTCAAACTGTCCCGCGGGTGCCCCCTTTTCGGCTTACGCGAAAGTGCGAGAGATCTCGCTGAAAGTTATCATCGAGCTCTTGTTCGGAGCCACCGATCGGCAAACGGCTGTCGAGCTGTTTAATGCAAGCGACCGATTTCTTCGTTGCTTTGATTCGGCCGCTATTCTTTTAATTCCATTTTTCCGTATTAACTTGGGCCCGAATAGTCCGTGGGGAAAAGCACTTATAGAACGAAACCAAATTGAACAAATCGTTCTTGAACACGTGTCGAGAAAGTCTTCTGTTTCTGCAAATGCTGCTGCTAATGCAAATGACAGTCCTCTGTCCTTTGTTCAAATCGCCCGAGCCGCAGTTGAAAACGGAAACGAAATTTCAACGAGCGAAATCGCAGCCGAAGCCATGTCGCTACTGGCATTTGGTCATGACACTGCGGCCGCAACGCTTGCCTGGGCTTTCAATCACATGCTTTCCTCACAAAGTTTAATGGCACGACTTAAGGGCGCAGATTTAAGTGACGGTAATTTTGAGGAGCTCGTTGAAGCAAGTTTGTTAGAAAGTATGAGATTGAATCCTGTCGTTGTTCATCTTTCTCGAAAAGCAGTGAAACGAACGGAAGTTGGCGATAGACGTCTTGATCTCAATCAAATCGCTGCTCCAAGTGCTTACCTTGCCCAACGAAATCCTAAGTGTTTTCCGAATCCAGAATCATTTATTCCAGATCGATTTATCGGCTCGTCACCACCTAAGTACAGTTACTTTCCCTTTGGCCTTGGGCACCGAACTTGCTACGGAAGATCGCTAGCGATGAGGCAAATGAAGCTCATCATGACCACTGTGATACGTGAGTTCA